The region GGGACGTACGGCACCGCCGGCTCCGCCACCTTCACCTCGGCGGCGCCGGGGCTCACCGTGCAGGGGCTGACGCTCGCCAACGACTGGCTGCGCGCCGACCACCCGGACATCACCGGGACGCAGGCGGTGGCGGCGTACGTCACCGGGGACCGCTCGTCCTTCACCCAGGTCCGCCTGCTGGCACACCAGGACACCCTGTTCGCGGACACGACGGCCCTGACCGCCTTCGACCGCCAGTACTACCGCGACTGCTACATCGAGGGCGACGTCGACTTCGTCTTCGGGCGGGCCACCGCCGTCTTCGAGCGCTGCCACTTCCACACCCTCGACCGGGACGTCACCTTCAGACCTGAGGGGATGGTCTTCGCGCCCTCCACGGCCCGCGCCAACCCGCACGGCTTCCTGGCCCTGCGCGGCCGGGTCACCTCGGGCGCGCAGGACGGGGCGTACAAGATCGCGCGGCCGTGGGTGCCGTCGTACGAGACGACGGCCTGGCCGTCCCTGGTCGTACGGGAGACGGAACTCGGCCCCGGCATCGACGCGGTGGCGCCCTACGTCAACATGCGCGAGGCCTACCCCTGGCAGTCCATGCGCTTTCGCGAGTACCGCAACACCGGCCCCGGCGCGGAGATCACCGTGCCGGAGAACCGTCCCCAGCTCACGGACACGGAAGCCATGTCGCACACGCGTGCGGCGTATCTCGGCGACTGGTGCCCGTGATGGCCCCGCACCGATCACCGCAGTAGCTCCCCCACCCGCTCGACGAAAGGACCGCACTCCATGTCTCGTCGAACCGCTCTCGCCCTAGGCGCCACCCTGGC is a window of Streptomyces mirabilis DNA encoding:
- a CDS encoding pectinesterase family protein, which produces MRRRAFLTTAGALTVLGATPAFAGGRRVLHVRPGDSVQAAVDAVTGAGWTIVVHPGTYREVVNIPADKADLTLRGATRDPRDVVIVYDHAGGTQKPDGSGTYGTAGSATFTSAAPGLTVQGLTLANDWLRADHPDITGTQAVAAYVTGDRSSFTQVRLLAHQDTLFADTTALTAFDRQYYRDCYIEGDVDFVFGRATAVFERCHFHTLDRDVTFRPEGMVFAPSTARANPHGFLALRGRVTSGAQDGAYKIARPWVPSYETTAWPSLVVRETELGPGIDAVAPYVNMREAYPWQSMRFREYRNTGPGAEITVPENRPQLTDTEAMSHTRAAYLGDWCP